The DNA region aaTCCAGAGCTCACATTTCAATAATGAGTCTTCAAAATCTAATCTTAGTTGTGGTTTACAACTAGGTTTGTCAAGAGTGGTAAAATTGATGTCTTTTAACTTAGGAAGATGCAATTAGAGTTTAAGGTTTAAGGCAGTACTTGGGAACTCTAATTGAGCTCACATTTCACTAATAGGTCTCCAAAATCTAATCTTAGTTTTGGTTTTCGACTGGGTTTGTTTTGGTAGGCTTATGTATTGCCatcattttgtttgttaactGAGTTTTTTTACTTATGATGATGAACAGGTTCAAGCAGCTGATTCTCTTTTAAAACTCGTATCGGATCTGAAGCAAACAGCAATTTTTTCAGGATTTGCATCACTGAACGATCATGTAGAACAAAGAATTGAAGAGTTTGATCAAGAGGCCGAGAAGACTAATCGATTGTTGGCTATTATAGCCGATACTGCCTCTTCTAGTCTTAAAGAGCTCGAGTCTCACTATTACTCTTCTGCTCAGAGATTGACTCTAGACATATAAAGGGGTTTCTGTATCTAATCCGGGGAAAATAGCAATTTTAGGATGATCTTCTTACTTCTATATAGCCAAATCTTTGTAGGCTTCTTTGTCTCTGAACAAAATGTGATATAAATGGGCATTTAACTTTGAACctaagtgtttttttaatcCAAGAGACATTTTCTTCCCTGCACCATCTCCATTACCCACTTCCTCAGCAATTCATAATATACTTGTCTCCACTCGTTAATTTTCACTTCTTAATTCCCAATAATATAATGTACGACGTGCACACCTATCTTGGTAGGCAGATGAAGCGTTGTTATATTCGTGACAACAAGTAATGTCGAAACTTGATTGATAAAAACATAGTCAACTCGACATTGATGCTTTAAGACaagattcttgttttctttcttcttctgtacgTGGAAAAGAGGACACTCTTGATCTAGTTTTACTCGCTGGCGATGTTATTGAAACCCGGGAATAAGCTTGTCTCGCCAgaggtaaaattttaattaaacatcTATAATTCTCCTCACTTTGGATAAAGAAAGTGTTCCAAGAAAGTGTTTAGGATATACCTATTTAGATAAGGGTTAGGAATATATTGTACTTATCTAGTTATCTTGAACCGTGTATATATGTTTCGGAATTGTGACGGTGTGACCTAATAACACAATATATACAAAGTTTTTCCTATATTCATTCTACTTTACAGAACCCTATGAAATCGTCTTATGTTCGTCTGCAGAAGAGTCATCATCCTGACTCTGCCTCATGCTCATCAAACCATAAATCTCAACAACGACAACCACGTAAAGATAAGCAGAAGCAAATTGATCAAAACacaaagaagattgaagaagatataACAACAACAGAGCCGAATCCATTCATCAGCAATCACATCAGTAACATGATCTCGCGAAGCAACAGCATGGGAAGTACATCCACTGATAATTCCTCTAAGCCTCACACAGGAGGAGATATTAGGTGGGACGCCGTGAACTCCCTTAAATCGAGAGGAATCAAGCTGGGAATCAACGATTTTCGCGTTTTGAAGCGGCTAGGTTATGGAGATATAGGAAGTGTTTATCTTGTTGAACTCAAAGGAGCAAATCCTACGACGTATTTCGCCATGAAAGTAATGGATAAGGCTTCTCTTGTGAGCAGGAACAAGCTGTTGAGAGCTCAgacggagagagagatcttgtCTCAGCTTGATCATCCTTTCTTGCCGACTCTTTACGCTCACTTCGAGACTGATAAATTCTATTGCTTGGTCATGGAGTTTTGTAGCGGTGGCAATCTCTATTCCTTGAGACAGAAGCAACCTACCAAGTGTTTCACAGAAGATGCTGCCAGGTTAGTATATACAAAACAGAGtatagaaacagagagaaaacattaattaactaatatttAAGGGTTTGGCTTTGTTGCTTATAATTACAGGTTCTTTGCATCAGAAGTGTTATTAGCATTAGAGTATCTACACATGCTCGGAATCGTATACCGAGACTTAAAGCCAGAGAACGTTCTGGTTCGTGACGACGGTCACATTATGCTCTCCGATTTCGATTTATCCCTCCGATGTTCAGTCAATCCAACACTTGTCAAATCATTCAACGGAGGAGGAACCACCGGAATCATTGACAACGATGCGTCGGTCCAAGGATGTTACCAACCATCCACATTCTTCCCAAGAATGCGCCAATCCTCGAAGAaaaaccgaaaatccaaatccGATTTCGATGGATCATTACCAGAACTCATGGCAGAGCCGACAGACGTGAAGTCAATGTCTTTTGTCGGAACACACGAGTATTTAGCGCCGGAGATTATCAAAAACGAAGGTCACGGGAGCGCCGTAGATTGGTGGACGTTCGGTATCTTCATCTACGAGCTTCTCCACGGAGCGACACCTTTTAAAGGACAAGGAAACAAAGCTACGCTTTACAATGTAATCGGACAACCTCTGAGATTCCCTGAATATTCTCAGGTGAGTTCTACGGCGAAGGATTTGATCAAAGGTTTGTTGGTAAAAGAGCCGCAAAACAGAATCGCGTATAAGCGAGGCGCGACGGAGATCAAGCAGCACCCGTTCTTTGAAGGCGTGAACTGGGCGTTGATCCGTGGAGAAACGCCGCCGCATATGCCGGAGCCGGTGGATTTCTCGTGCTatatgaagaaagagaaggagtcTTTGCCGGCGTTTACGGACGTGGCCGCTGAAGTTAAGAAGAGCAAGACGTGTAATGAAGCTAAGAGCGGTAGTGATCCTGATGATTACAttgtttttgagtatttttagACGATGATCACGTTTTAATATCTCTGATATTCTTTCCGCTTTTAGAATTCATTCTATGGTTTGTGTGTATCCTATTTTTCTATTCAAActgtcaatattttttttgtttatcgaTTTTTGTATCTTTTCATTTTGGATAGTTAATAAGATTGGATATAGGAACATgagataaaatttaaaatacatcaCAACAAAATAGAATTTGCTTGCTTCATTTGTAGTGCCAAACGACGTCGCGtttcattttcgtttttttgaGATATAATTTTTTGGGCCAGAGATAAAGCCCACTATTTAATATTCTTAGGAAGgtataatatactttttaagtGCAAGTGGAAAAAATTTCGGAGAGCAGATCGATCGAAGCTTTTGTTGTTTAATGGCGGCTGGGTTCTTTAAAGCAGAGATGTCAATGTTATCCTCTACGTTGGCGCGCTCATACTCGATTCCCTTCCGCAAAACACCAATGTCCTTCGATTTTCGAATTGCAATGCGACAAAACCCTTTCACCAGAATTCGATGTTCTCCTGTAGCTGCTGCTTTCAGCTCGTCTCCTTCGCATTCACCAAACTTTCCGATTCCAGGTAAATATTTTGATACCCGAAACTGATTTTAGAAAGAAATCGAGCAGCTACGTAGCTTTACGGATCGTGATTAGCGCGTAAATTTCAGTCTTTTGTTCGTCTTCAGGGCTAGAGgatgtttttgttggttatcTCTTTGGAAGGAAGAAGGCAACAGAAGTAGCTCATGTGTGAGTACTTTTAAACTCAGATACTTGAACTAATCCTGTCTTCACATTTAAAAGCTTTCAGATTTGATGTCAATTAATAGCATTAACCTTGGAGCTTTAGCAAATTACATCAGAAAAGCTGTCCCTGGATTAAAGAATGAATCTTTGGATCCTATTGACTATTGTTAAGGGTAATGTTCATGCTTTAAAGCTGCATTA from Camelina sativa cultivar DH55 chromosome 3, Cs, whole genome shotgun sequence includes:
- the LOC104775546 gene encoding serine/threonine-protein kinase RHS3-like, producing MLLKPGNKLVSPEKSHHPDSASCSSNHKSQQRQPRKDKQKQIDQNTKKIEEDITTTEPNPFISNHISNMISRSNSMGSTSTDNSSKPHTGGDIRWDAVNSLKSRGIKLGINDFRVLKRLGYGDIGSVYLVELKGANPTTYFAMKVMDKASLVSRNKLLRAQTEREILSQLDHPFLPTLYAHFETDKFYCLVMEFCSGGNLYSLRQKQPTKCFTEDAARFFASEVLLALEYLHMLGIVYRDLKPENVLVRDDGHIMLSDFDLSLRCSVNPTLVKSFNGGGTTGIIDNDASVQGCYQPSTFFPRMRQSSKKNRKSKSDFDGSLPELMAEPTDVKSMSFVGTHEYLAPEIIKNEGHGSAVDWWTFGIFIYELLHGATPFKGQGNKATLYNVIGQPLRFPEYSQVSSTAKDLIKGLLVKEPQNRIAYKRGATEIKQHPFFEGVNWALIRGETPPHMPEPVDFSCYMKKEKESLPAFTDVAAEVKKSKTCNEAKSGSDPDDYIVFEYF